Proteins found in one Vigna radiata var. radiata cultivar VC1973A unplaced genomic scaffold, Vradiata_ver6 scaffold_83, whole genome shotgun sequence genomic segment:
- the LOC106754063 gene encoding uncharacterized protein LOC106754063 translates to MVSEMFSCDCFGWNSFPESYPSEPEPFSLPAPLPQWPQGAGFAGGRISLGSLEVLKIRKFERVWSSKSSHGKSQGFAFYKPLEIPDDFFCLGHYCQSNDQPLRGHVLVARETSSEPEAESPALKKPINYSLIWSADSPHDGSGYFWLPNPPLGYKAMGIMVTNKPDEPEVDKVRCVRADLTETCETCDLLLSMNSKFLKKSFKVWNTRPCERGMWSRGVSVGTFFCSTYSDNKQVKEIACLKNLDSTLHAMPNIDQIHAIINHYGPTVYFHPDEIYLPSSVQWFFKNGALVYSRGSEKGKAIDSEGSNLPSGGTNDGGFWIDLPSESDARNNVKKGDIESAEVYVHVKPALGGTFTDIAMWVFCPFNGPGILQVGLVKIEMKKIGEHVGDWEHFTLRVSNFTGELWCVFFSQHSGGEWVNALNLEFIEGNKAVVYSSRHGHASFAHPGSYLQGASKLGIGARNEAGRSKLTLDSSKRYKVVAAEYLGEGGIEEPSWLQYMREWGPAIVYESRSEIDKLIDMLPGYVRLSVVNLFELFPTELYGEEGPIGPKGKANWEGDEKCY, encoded by the exons ATGGTGTCAGAGATGTTTAGCTGTGACTGTTTTGGGTGGAACAGTTTTCCTGAATCCTACCCTTCTGAGCCAGAGCCCTTCTCCCTGCCAGCACCTCTTCCACAGTGGCCACAAG GTGCTGGTTTTGCTGGAGGAAGGATAAGCCTCGGAAGCCtagaagttttgaaaataaggaAGTTTGAGAGGGTTTGGAGCAGCAAAAGCTCACATGGTAAATCTCAGGGTTTTGCATTTTACAAACCATTGGAGATTCCAGATGATTTTTTCTGCCTTGGTCACTATTGCCAGTCCAATGATCAGCCATTGAGAGGACATGTTCTTGTGGCTCGTGAAACATCTTCTGAACCCGAAGCTGAATCTCCAGCTCTTAAAAAACCAATTAACTACTCTTTGATATGGAGTGCTGATTCACCACATGATGGAAGTGGTTATTTTTGGTTGCCAAATCCTCCATTGGGATACAAAGCAATGGGCATAATGGTGACTAACAAACCAGATGAACCCGAAGTTGATAAAGTTAGATGCGTGCGAGCCGATCTGACAGAAACTTGTGAGACCTGTGATCTGTTACTATCTATGAACTCAAAGTTTCTGAAAAAATCATTCAAGGTTTGGAACACAAGGCCATGTGAAAGAGGGATGTGGAGTAGAGGTGTATCAGTTGGGACATTCTTCTGCAGCACCTATTCCGACAATAAACAAGTGAAAGAGATTGCTTGCTTGAAGAATCTTGACTCCACTTTACATGCCATGCCAAACATTGACCAAATTCATGCAATCATTAACCACTATGGCCCAACTGTGTACTTCCACCCCGATGAGATATACCTGCCATCATCAGTGCAATGGTTTTTCAAAAACGGAGCACTTGTGTATTCAAGAGGCAGTGAGAAGGGTAAAGCAATAGATAGCGAGGGATCAAACTTACCAAGTGGGGGAACAAATGATGGTGGTTTTTGGATAGATTTGCCTAGTGAAAGTGATGCTAGAAATAATGTAAAGAAGGGAGATATAGAGAGTGCAGAAGTGTATGTTCATGTAAAACCAGCTTTGGGAGGAACATTTACTGATATTGCTATGTGGGTATTTTGTCCCTTCAACGGACCTGGCATACTTCAAGTGGGGTTGGTGAAGATTGAGATGAAGAAGATTGGTGAACACGTGGGTGACTGGGAGCATTTCACCCTTCGTGTGAGCAACTTCACAGGAGAACTATGGTGTGTATTTTTTTCACAGCACAGTGGAGGAGAATGGGTGAATGCATTGAACTTGGAGTTTATAGAAGGAAATAAAGCAGTTGTTTATTCATCAAGGCATGGACATGCAAGTTTTGCTCATCCAGGGAGCTACCTTCAGGGAGCATCGAAACTTGGAATAGGAGCAAGGAATGAAGCAGGTAGAAGTAAACTTACATTGGATTCCAGCAAGAGATACAAGGTTGTTGCTGCTGAGTATCTTGGTGAGGGAGGTATTGAAGAACCAAGTTGGTTGCAGTATATGAGAGAATGGGGGCCTGCTATTGTGTATGAGTCACGTTCTGAAATAGACAAGTTGATAGATATGCTTCCTGGGTATGTTAGATTATCTGTGGtgaatttgtttgaattgtttCCTACTGAGCTTTATGGTGAAGAGGGGCCAATTGGTCCAAAGGGAAAGGCTAACTGGGAAGGAGATGAAAAGTGCTACTAG
- the LOC106754079 gene encoding uncharacterized protein LOC106754079, with translation MDWAFVHKTWDKWASTNVGYSGHPLKAALLINHDPTGPSRLLSTIAAQEGIKANPIELSNFMDFIKQNKLHTELFVIGSNQYLVTTIHENWFSARCINTSKPAGEGVIVIQTAAYILVALYEGSIGPASRAMAAADQLTWQLGRKNL, from the exons ATGGATTGGGCGTTCGTTCATAAAACATGGGATAAGTGGGCTTCTACCAACGTTGGGTATTCTG GTCATCCGTTAAAAGCTGCTTTGCTAATCAATCATGACCCCACTGGACCATCTCGATTGTTATCTACCAT TGCTGCACAAGAAGGAATAAAAGCTAATCCCATTGAATTGAGTAACTTTATGGACttcatcaaacaaaataaactcCATACAGAGCTCTTCGTTATTGGATCCAATCAGT ACTTGGTCACAACAATTCATGAGAACTGGTTCAGTGCAAGGTGTATAAACACCTCAAAGCCCGCTGGTGAAGGTGTTATTGTTATACAAACAGCAGCATACATCTTGGTTGCTCT GTATGAAGGTTCCATCGGTCCAGCATCTCGTGCTATGGCAGCTGCTGATCAGTTAACTTGGCAATTAGGgagaaaaaatctttaa